In Sulfitobacter sp. M39, the following proteins share a genomic window:
- a CDS encoding GNAT family N-acetyltransferase, whose protein sequence is MTGDDVTIVPARVLDAGRLSEVMACANADHDWLPQAHSRAEEIGTLGDMIDVGWVQVARTEGHVVGFLARRAAEIHGLYLHPKAQGKGIAQRLLNGAKAQSDRLALWSFEANVRASRFYRAAGFIEVARSDGAGNDFGLPDVRFEWIKGAA, encoded by the coding sequence GTGACCGGTGACGATGTGACCATCGTACCCGCGCGGGTGCTTGATGCCGGTCGCCTGTCAGAGGTGATGGCCTGCGCCAATGCAGACCACGATTGGCTGCCTCAGGCCCACAGCCGCGCAGAAGAGATCGGCACCTTGGGCGACATGATCGACGTGGGCTGGGTGCAGGTGGCGCGGACCGAGGGGCATGTCGTGGGCTTTCTGGCACGGCGTGCGGCCGAGATTCACGGGCTGTATCTGCACCCCAAGGCCCAAGGCAAGGGCATCGCGCAGCGATTGCTGAACGGGGCCAAGGCACAAAGCGATCGGCTCGCGCTGTGGAGCTTCGAGGCGAACGTGCGGGCGTCGCGGTTCTACCGTGCCGCGGGCTTTATCGAGGTGGCGCGCAGCGACGGGGCAGGCAATGATTTCGGGCTGCCCGATGTGCGGTTTGAGTGGATAAAAGGGGCGGCGTGA
- a CDS encoding carbon-nitrogen hydrolase family protein, whose product MKIATAAYPLDVLTSWAQYEDKLAGWVATAAASGAELLVFPEYGAMELATLAGLDVAGNLEASLFAVSDRLADADAAHQKLAAEYGVHIVAASGPAVTSAAARPVNRARLITPSGQVGIQDKQIMTRFEREVWGVVGGEPLRIFETTLGKISILICYDSEFPLLGRALADCDIIAVPSVTEALAGYWRVRIGSMARALENQCVTAMSSCIGPADWSEALGDSYGAGGIFCPPDVGFPSTGVLAAAEINVPGWTFAEVDIAQISRVRADGVVLNRNHWEDQFGRDATAINVPLM is encoded by the coding sequence ATGAAAATCGCAACCGCCGCATACCCGCTGGATGTCCTGACCAGCTGGGCGCAATATGAAGACAAGCTTGCAGGCTGGGTCGCAACGGCGGCCGCCAGCGGGGCGGAGCTGTTGGTTTTTCCCGAATACGGCGCGATGGAGCTTGCTACGCTCGCTGGCCTTGACGTGGCGGGTAATCTCGAGGCGTCGCTGTTTGCGGTCTCTGACCGGTTGGCGGATGCGGATGCGGCGCATCAGAAACTGGCGGCGGAATATGGCGTGCATATAGTGGCCGCATCGGGGCCCGCGGTGACCTCTGCTGCCGCCCGACCGGTGAACCGCGCACGTCTGATCACCCCTTCAGGTCAAGTCGGGATACAGGACAAGCAGATTATGACCCGATTCGAACGCGAGGTTTGGGGCGTGGTCGGCGGGGAGCCTCTGCGCATCTTCGAGACAACATTGGGCAAGATCAGCATCCTCATCTGCTATGATAGCGAGTTTCCTCTGCTGGGCCGTGCTCTTGCTGATTGTGACATCATCGCCGTGCCGAGCGTGACCGAGGCGCTGGCAGGCTATTGGCGTGTCCGCATCGGATCGATGGCGCGGGCGCTGGAAAATCAATGCGTTACGGCCATGTCATCCTGCATCGGCCCTGCGGATTGGTCAGAGGCGCTTGGCGACTCGTACGGGGCGGGCGGCATCTTCTGCCCGCCGGATGTGGGCTTTCCATCCACCGGAGTTCTTGCCGCCGCCGAGATCAATGTGCCCGGCTGGACCTTTGCCGAGGTCGACATCGCCCAGATCAGCCGCGTGCGTGCAGACGGCGTGGTTTTGAACCGAAACCACTGGGAGGATCAGTTCGGGCGTGACGCAACGGCCATAAACGTGCCTTTGATGTGA
- a CDS encoding copper chaperone PCu(A)C: protein MTPALLTRAVCALFLFSAPLAAEGIMVDDAYIRSSTAKSTSGAAFMVVMNHSGADDRLIGASSDVADKVEMHSHTSDDNGVMRMGEIEGGVAIAADDMHAFKRGGDHLMFMGLKGPLVQGAMVPVTLEFEKAGMVEIEVMVDQDRKPNHGAMKHDKMDHGDMKHDHGDMDHTGHEMPKD from the coding sequence ATGACACCTGCTTTGCTGACCCGCGCTGTCTGCGCATTGTTTCTCTTTTCCGCCCCTCTCGCTGCCGAAGGCATCATGGTGGATGACGCCTACATCCGCAGCTCAACCGCGAAATCCACCTCCGGTGCGGCGTTTATGGTGGTGATGAACCACTCTGGCGCGGATGACCGTTTGATCGGGGCGTCCTCCGACGTGGCCGACAAGGTCGAGATGCATTCCCACACCTCTGACGACAATGGCGTCATGCGGATGGGCGAGATCGAAGGCGGCGTGGCCATTGCGGCGGATGACATGCATGCCTTCAAACGTGGCGGCGATCACCTGATGTTCATGGGGCTGAAAGGGCCGCTGGTGCAGGGCGCGATGGTACCCGTGACACTTGAGTTCGAAAAGGCCGGCATGGTCGAGATCGAGGTGATGGTCGATCAGGATCGCAAGCCGAACCATGGCGCGATGAAGCACGACAAGATGGATCATGGGGACATGAAGCATGACCACGGTGATATGGATCACACCGGTCACGAGATGCCGAAAGACTGA
- a CDS encoding YcjF family protein, with product MAKGPVLFDLEEDTTARPSVSDAPPVPDVGAPAPQGQAMQIAARLAARKPSKLVRLFWWLLTTLIGALVSIAAWNFIMGLLASYPLLGMVMTVLIGAVLLVLVLLCLRELAAFSRLARLDGLHHDVGQALVQNDLKAARAVTDRLVGLYQGREDTRWGRDRLAELRGDQLDAQTLLALTEAELLGPLDIAASREVEAAARQVATVTALVPLALADVVAAMTSNLRMIRRVAEVYGGRSGFFGSWRLTRVVLSHLVATGAVAVGDDMLEPILGGTMLAKLSRRFGEGLVNGALTARVGVAAMEVCRPMPFSETRRPKVRSIIKRALSGLFSKGS from the coding sequence ATGGCCAAGGGTCCGGTGCTATTTGATCTTGAAGAAGACACAACCGCGCGGCCTTCGGTATCGGATGCGCCACCGGTGCCCGATGTCGGTGCACCCGCGCCGCAAGGGCAGGCGATGCAGATCGCGGCACGGCTGGCCGCGCGCAAGCCGTCAAAGCTGGTGCGCCTGTTCTGGTGGCTGCTGACCACGCTGATCGGCGCGCTGGTGTCGATTGCCGCGTGGAACTTTATCATGGGGCTGCTGGCTAGCTATCCGCTTTTGGGCATGGTGATGACCGTGCTTATTGGTGCGGTGCTGCTGGTTCTGGTGCTGCTGTGTCTGCGTGAATTGGCGGCCTTTAGCCGTCTGGCGCGACTTGACGGGTTGCATCACGATGTGGGGCAGGCACTGGTGCAGAATGATCTGAAAGCCGCGCGGGCTGTGACGGACCGGCTAGTCGGACTGTATCAGGGGCGCGAGGATACCCGTTGGGGCCGCGACCGTCTGGCAGAGCTGCGCGGCGATCAGTTGGATGCGCAGACCCTGCTGGCCCTGACCGAGGCAGAGCTGTTGGGCCCGCTCGACATCGCCGCCAGCCGCGAGGTCGAGGCGGCGGCCCGTCAGGTCGCGACGGTGACGGCGCTGGTGCCCCTGGCGCTGGCCGATGTGGTCGCGGCGATGACCAGCAACCTGCGCATGATCCGACGCGTGGCCGAGGTTTACGGCGGGCGCTCGGGCTTCTTTGGCTCGTGGCGGCTGACGCGGGTGGTGCTGTCGCATCTGGTGGCGACAGGGGCCGTGGCTGTGGGCGACGATATGCTAGAGCCGATCCTTGGCGGAACGATGCTGGCAAAACTGTCGCGCCGCTTTGGAGAGGGGCTGGTGAACGGCGCGTTGACTGCCCGCGTTGGCGTCGCCGCGATGGAGGTTTGTCGCCCCATGCCGTTCTCGGAAACGCGCCGCCCCAAGGTGCGCAGCATCATCAAACGCGCGCTGTCGGGGCTGTTTTCCAAAGGCAGTTAG
- a CDS encoding LysR family transcriptional regulator: MIKKGITLRGIEVFEALASRGSVAQAAALTGLSQPAVSQQISNLEAAMGTALIDHSTRPMRLTAAGESFLRHSGAALAHIRLAQSELTVMDLANLSDLSLGVIDDFDNDVTPRLATLLADSMAGCRFRMVTDGSKGLIQSVQDKSLHIAIAATSGDAKSGLIEIPLARDPFVIVTPASFDGDSAALMTGRSALPFVKYAADQLIADQITNHLTRSNITLPSQFEIGSHLALMAMVARGIGWAITTPFGYCRAERFHQQLAVHPLPTPGLTRQISLFAGSDWTGPVPQNIADTMRQLLRSHMIAPTVAQLPWLASSFEALEG, encoded by the coding sequence ATGATCAAAAAAGGCATCACCCTGCGCGGCATAGAGGTGTTCGAGGCTTTGGCCAGCCGTGGATCGGTCGCGCAGGCCGCCGCGCTGACCGGGCTAAGCCAACCCGCCGTGAGCCAGCAGATCAGCAACCTCGAAGCCGCCATGGGCACCGCCCTGATCGACCACAGCACGCGCCCCATGCGTCTGACCGCGGCGGGCGAAAGCTTTCTGCGGCACAGCGGCGCGGCGCTGGCCCATATCCGGCTGGCGCAATCCGAGTTGACGGTCATGGACCTTGCCAATCTCAGCGACCTGAGCCTTGGCGTGATCGACGACTTTGACAACGATGTCACCCCGCGTCTGGCGACCCTTCTGGCCGACAGCATGGCGGGCTGTCGCTTTCGCATGGTGACCGACGGCAGCAAGGGGCTGATCCAGTCGGTGCAGGACAAATCGCTTCATATCGCCATTGCCGCCACCAGCGGGGATGCCAAAAGCGGGCTGATCGAGATTCCGCTGGCCCGCGATCCCTTTGTGATCGTCACCCCCGCCAGCTTTGACGGCGACAGTGCCGCGCTGATGACGGGGCGATCCGCCCTGCCCTTCGTTAAATATGCGGCAGACCAGTTGATCGCCGACCAGATCACCAACCACCTGACGCGCAGCAATATCACCCTGCCCTCGCAATTCGAAATCGGCAGCCACCTCGCCCTGATGGCGATGGTTGCACGGGGCATCGGTTGGGCCATCACGACGCCCTTCGGCTATTGCCGCGCAGAGCGGTTTCACCAGCAGCTTGCGGTGCACCCGCTTCCCACGCCCGGATTAACGCGGCAGATCTCGCTGTTTGCAGGGTCGGACTGGACGGGGCCGGTGCCGCAGAACATCGCCGACACGATGCGGCAACTGCTTCGGTCCCACATGATCGCGCCGACGGTGGCGCAGCTGCCCTGGCTCGCGTCCAGCTTCGAAGCGCTAGAGGGCTGA
- the ileS gene encoding isoleucine--tRNA ligase: MCADTPETLDYKSTLNLPKTDFPMRAGLPKREPEWLERWEKIGVYDRLREKQGRKPFTLHDGPPYANGNLHIGHALNKTIKDMIVRSHQMMGFDARYIPGWDCHGLPIEWKIEEQYRQKGRDKDDVPINDFRAECRKFAAGWVDVQREEFKRLGITGNWADPYLTMDFHAERVIAEEFMKFLMNGTLYQGSKPVMWSPVEKTALAEAEVEYHDKESFTIWVKFKVVGTDDATLDGAHVVIWTTTPWTMPSNKAVVYGEDISYGLYEVIGRPEESWVNIGDRYLLSDSMAMDVFGRARLDDTMVRRLRDVTQDELAKIKLQHPLAGADGSNGEWDDLRDFRAADFVTDTEGTGFVHCAPSHGLEEYELYRGLGMLDQVITYNVVEDGSFRADLPFFGGKKILKPNGKEGDANTAVINKLVEVGGLLARGKIKHSYPHSWRSKAPVIYRNTPQWFAAIDRPVGDGQDTFGKTIRERALTEIDNVNWVPKKGRNRLHSMMEARPDWVLSRQRAWGVPLTCFTKNGALPTDEDFLLRNPEVNQRIVEAFEADGADVWYEDGAKERFLGGIVNPDDYTQVFDILDVWFDSGSTHAFVLRDREDGSEDGIADVYMEGTDQHRGWFHSSLLQSVGTTGRAPYRNVVTHGFTLDEKGMKMSKSIGNTIVPEKIVQQYGADILRLWVAQTDYTADQRIGPEILKGTADSYRRLRNTMRYMLGALSDFTDADRTDPAEMPELERWVLHRVAELDQVVREGYARYDFQGVFQAVFTFATVDLSAFYFDVRKDALYCDGDTLRRRAARTVLDILFHRLTTWLAPVLVFTMEEVWLERFPGDESSVHLTDIPETPKAWLNADLAAKWAKVRAARRVVTSALEVQRVEKVIGASLEAAPMVFVADDAQRAALESVAFEDVCITSAIAITGDDAPAEAFRMPETDGVAVVFEKASGEKCARCWKVLPDVGTHDHAGVCARCDEAVS, encoded by the coding sequence ATGTGCGCCGACACCCCCGAGACGCTTGACTATAAATCCACGCTGAACCTGCCAAAAACCGATTTCCCGATGCGCGCGGGCCTGCCCAAACGCGAACCCGAATGGCTGGAGCGGTGGGAAAAGATCGGCGTCTATGACCGCCTGCGTGAAAAACAGGGGCGCAAGCCTTTTACGCTGCACGACGGCCCCCCCTATGCGAATGGCAACCTGCATATCGGCCACGCGCTGAACAAGACGATCAAGGATATGATCGTGCGGTCGCACCAGATGATGGGCTTCGACGCGCGCTATATCCCCGGTTGGGATTGCCACGGTCTGCCCATCGAATGGAAGATCGAGGAACAGTACCGCCAGAAAGGCCGCGACAAGGACGATGTGCCGATCAATGATTTCCGCGCCGAATGCCGCAAGTTCGCCGCCGGCTGGGTTGATGTGCAGCGCGAGGAATTCAAACGTCTGGGCATCACCGGCAACTGGGCCGATCCCTATCTGACGATGGATTTCCACGCGGAACGTGTGATCGCCGAAGAATTCATGAAGTTCCTGATGAACGGCACGCTCTATCAAGGCTCCAAACCCGTGATGTGGTCGCCGGTCGAAAAGACCGCGCTGGCCGAGGCCGAGGTGGAATACCACGACAAGGAAAGCTTTACGATCTGGGTGAAGTTCAAGGTTGTCGGCACGGATGACGCCACCCTTGACGGCGCTCACGTCGTGATCTGGACCACGACGCCCTGGACCATGCCGTCCAACAAGGCTGTCGTCTATGGCGAAGATATCTCTTACGGTCTGTACGAAGTCATCGGTCGCCCCGAGGAATCCTGGGTCAACATCGGCGACCGCTATCTGCTGTCGGACAGCATGGCGATGGATGTGTTCGGACGTGCACGTCTGGACGACACCATGGTGCGCCGTTTGCGGGATGTGACGCAGGACGAGCTGGCAAAGATCAAGTTGCAGCACCCGCTGGCGGGGGCCGACGGCAGCAATGGCGAATGGGACGATCTGCGCGACTTCCGCGCCGCCGATTTCGTGACCGACACCGAAGGCACGGGCTTTGTGCATTGCGCGCCGTCCCATGGTCTTGAAGAATATGAGCTCTACCGCGGTCTGGGGATGCTGGATCAGGTGATCACCTATAACGTGGTCGAAGACGGGTCCTTCCGCGCGGATCTGCCGTTCTTTGGCGGCAAGAAGATCCTCAAACCCAACGGCAAGGAAGGCGACGCCAACACCGCCGTGATCAACAAGCTGGTCGAGGTCGGCGGGCTGCTGGCGCGGGGCAAGATCAAGCACAGCTACCCGCATTCCTGGCGCTCCAAGGCTCCGGTCATTTACCGCAACACGCCGCAGTGGTTCGCCGCAATCGACCGGCCCGTTGGCGACGGGCAGGACACATTCGGCAAGACCATCCGTGAACGCGCCCTGACCGAGATCGACAACGTCAACTGGGTGCCCAAAAAGGGCCGCAACCGTCTGCACTCGATGATGGAGGCACGCCCCGACTGGGTGCTGTCACGTCAACGGGCCTGGGGCGTGCCGCTGACCTGCTTTACCAAGAATGGCGCGCTGCCAACGGATGAAGACTTCTTGCTGCGTAACCCCGAGGTCAACCAGCGCATTGTCGAGGCGTTCGAGGCTGACGGTGCGGATGTCTGGTACGAAGACGGCGCGAAAGAGCGGTTCCTTGGCGGCATCGTAAACCCCGACGACTATACCCAAGTGTTCGACATTCTGGACGTGTGGTTCGATTCCGGTTCGACCCACGCCTTCGTTCTGCGCGACCGCGAGGATGGCTCGGAAGACGGTATCGCGGATGTCTATATGGAAGGCACCGACCAACACCGCGGCTGGTTCCATTCGTCGCTGCTGCAATCCGTGGGCACCACAGGCCGCGCGCCTTACCGCAACGTGGTGACGCATGGGTTTACGCTGGATGAGAAGGGCATGAAGATGTCCAAATCCATCGGCAACACCATCGTGCCCGAAAAGATTGTCCAACAGTATGGCGCGGATATCCTGCGGCTTTGGGTGGCGCAGACCGATTATACCGCGGACCAGCGGATCGGGCCGGAAATCTTGAAAGGCACTGCCGACAGCTACCGCCGTTTGCGCAATACCATGCGCTATATGCTGGGGGCGTTGTCTGACTTTACCGATGCCGACCGGACCGACCCCGCGGAGATGCCAGAGCTTGAACGCTGGGTGCTGCACCGTGTGGCAGAGCTGGATCAGGTCGTGCGCGAAGGCTATGCGCGCTACGACTTCCAAGGCGTGTTCCAGGCGGTGTTCACCTTTGCCACGGTTGATCTGTCCGCGTTCTATTTCGACGTGCGTAAGGATGCGTTGTATTGCGACGGCGACACGCTGCGCCGCCGTGCTGCGCGCACGGTGCTGGATATCCTATTCCACCGTCTGACGACATGGCTGGCCCCCGTGCTGGTGTTCACCATGGAAGAAGTCTGGCTTGAGCGGTTCCCCGGCGACGAAAGCTCGGTCCACCTGACGGATATCCCTGAAACTCCCAAGGCGTGGCTGAATGCTGATCTGGCGGCGAAATGGGCCAAGGTGCGTGCCGCGCGGCGGGTTGTGACATCTGCGTTGGAAGTGCAGCGGGTGGAAAAGGTCATCGGGGCCTCGCTCGAGGCCGCACCTATGGTGTTTGTTGCCGATGACGCTCAGCGAGCGGCGCTTGAAAGCGTTGCGTTCGAGGATGTCTGTATCACGTCAGCCATCGCCATCACCGGCGATGACGCCCCGGCAGAGGCGTTCCGTATGCCAGAGACCGACGGCGTTGCCGTGGTGTTCGAGAAAGCTTCGGGCGAGAAATGCGCACGCTGCTGGAAGGTACTGCCGGATGTCGGCACCCACGATCACGCGGGTGTCTGTGCCCGGTGTGACGAGGCTGTGTCCTAA
- the infA gene encoding translation initiation factor IF-1 produces the protein MAKEDTLEFPGIVKELLPNATFRVELENGHEIIAHTAGKMRKNRIRVLAGDKVQVEMTPYDLSKGRINYRFK, from the coding sequence ATGGCCAAGGAAGACACGCTCGAATTCCCCGGTATCGTGAAAGAACTTCTGCCGAACGCGACGTTCCGGGTCGAGCTTGAAAACGGCCATGAGATCATCGCACATACGGCAGGCAAGATGCGCAAGAACCGCATCCGTGTTCTGGCTGGCGATAAGGTACAGGTGGAAATGACCCCCTATGATCTGAGCAAAGGCCGGATCAATTACCGCTTTAAATAA
- a CDS encoding Maf family protein, whose amino-acid sequence MSFILGSGSPRRKELLAQIGVVPDDIRAPDIDETPHTAELPRPYCARMAREKAAAVQAGADDIVLCADTTVAVGRRILGKPADEAETIRFLRLMSGRRHKVITAVAVKRGDKLWQRDVVSTVRMKRLSDAEITAYLATGDWQGKAGGYGIQGPAGALIPWISGSFTGIVGLPLAETANLLRAAGYVFAGETS is encoded by the coding sequence ATGAGTTTTATCCTCGGATCAGGAAGTCCGCGCCGCAAGGAATTGCTGGCGCAAATCGGCGTTGTGCCTGACGATATTCGCGCGCCCGATATCGACGAAACGCCCCATACCGCCGAGCTGCCGCGCCCCTATTGTGCGCGTATGGCCCGTGAAAAAGCCGCCGCCGTGCAGGCGGGGGCCGATGATATCGTGCTGTGTGCCGATACCACCGTCGCTGTGGGGCGGCGAATCCTAGGCAAACCCGCGGATGAAGCAGAGACGATCCGTTTCCTGCGCCTCATGTCGGGGCGTCGCCACAAGGTCATCACGGCCGTCGCGGTCAAGCGCGGCGACAAGCTGTGGCAGCGCGATGTGGTTAGCACCGTCCGCATGAAACGACTGTCGGACGCCGAAATCACGGCCTATCTGGCAACCGGTGACTGGCAGGGCAAAGCCGGCGGCTATGGTATTCAGGGGCCGGCAGGAGCCCTTATCCCGTGGATCAGCGGATCATTCACCGGCATCGTCGGCCTGCCATTGGCCGAAACAGCAAACCTGCTGCGTGCTGCAGGATATGTTTTCGCAGGAGAGACCTCATGA
- a CDS encoding CDP-alcohol phosphatidyltransferase family protein, whose product MNIHSRALLVHLFTATGAIFAMLAMLAAADERWDMMFLWLVVAFFVDGIDGPLARKYDVKTNAPEFDGVLLDLIIDYLTYVFIPAFALFHSALMDGWSGWVMIIIVTFASAMYFCDTRMKTKDNSFWGFPGCWNMLVLVLFALSPPWWVSLVLVTILAITMFAPLKFVHPVRTERWRMVTLPMALGWTFFAGWAAWVDFHPQSWAHWGLIITSLYLMFAGVAQQYLYDREA is encoded by the coding sequence ATGAATATTCATTCCCGTGCCCTTCTTGTCCATCTGTTCACTGCGACGGGTGCGATTTTCGCCATGCTGGCCATGCTTGCGGCCGCCGACGAACGCTGGGATATGATGTTCCTCTGGCTGGTTGTCGCCTTCTTTGTCGACGGGATCGACGGGCCGCTGGCGCGTAAATACGACGTAAAGACCAATGCGCCCGAATTCGACGGCGTGCTGCTTGATCTGATCATCGACTATCTCACCTATGTGTTCATTCCGGCCTTTGCGCTGTTCCATTCCGCCCTCATGGACGGGTGGAGCGGTTGGGTCATGATCATCATCGTCACTTTCGCAAGCGCCATGTATTTCTGCGACACACGCATGAAAACCAAGGATAACTCCTTCTGGGGCTTCCCCGGATGCTGGAACATGCTGGTGCTGGTGCTCTTTGCCCTGTCGCCGCCGTGGTGGGTATCGCTGGTGCTTGTCACGATCTTGGCCATTACCATGTTCGCCCCGCTAAAATTCGTACATCCTGTCCGGACTGAACGTTGGCGCATGGTCACCCTGCCGATGGCGCTAGGCTGGACGTTCTTTGCCGGTTGGGCCGCGTGGGTCGATTTCCACCCGCAAAGCTGGGCCCATTGGGGCCTGATCATCACCAGCCTCTATCTGATGTTTGCCGGTGTCGCGCAGCAGTATCTTTACGACCGCGAAGCCTGA
- the rpmB gene encoding 50S ribosomal protein L28: protein MSRVCELTGKGPMTGNNVSHAKNRTRRRFLPNLNDVTLQSEALGRGFKFRISAAALRTVDHRGGLDKFMAKAKDTELSVNALKVKKAIAKSSATAEALS, encoded by the coding sequence ATGTCGCGCGTTTGCGAATTGACCGGAAAAGGCCCGATGACGGGCAACAACGTAAGCCACGCCAAGAACCGTACACGTCGTCGGTTCTTGCCAAACCTGAACGATGTCACCCTGCAGTCCGAAGCACTGGGCCGCGGTTTCAAGTTCCGCATCTCGGCAGCTGCTTTGCGCACTGTTGACCACCGCGGTGGCTTGGACAAGTTCATGGCGAAGGCAAAGGACACTGAACTGTCCGTCAACGCGTTGAAAGTTAAGAAAGCAATTGCAAAGTCCAGCGCCACAGCCGAAGCGCTGTCGTAA
- a CDS encoding methylated-DNA--[protein]-cysteine S-methyltransferase — translation MKRRSIPTRFGTLVVTEDAGAITHLHWGQDTLYQDKSALLDEAEAQLRAYDAGWLTQFTLPLRIGGSATLQAVCAEMSAIPFGDTVTYGNIATKLAIPAQVVGQACGQNPVPVIVPCHRVMGAKGLTGYSGAGGVETKVALLRHEGAAGLLI, via the coding sequence GTGAAGCGGCGCAGCATCCCCACGCGCTTTGGCACCTTGGTCGTGACCGAGGATGCGGGCGCGATTACCCACCTGCATTGGGGGCAGGATACCCTATACCAAGACAAAAGCGCGCTGCTGGATGAGGCAGAGGCACAGCTGCGTGCCTATGATGCAGGGTGGCTGACACAGTTCACGCTGCCACTGCGCATTGGCGGCAGTGCCACGTTGCAAGCGGTCTGCGCCGAGATGTCGGCGATCCCCTTTGGCGATACGGTGACCTACGGCAACATCGCGACCAAACTGGCGATCCCGGCGCAAGTGGTGGGGCAGGCCTGCGGGCAGAATCCTGTCCCCGTCATCGTGCCGTGCCACCGTGTGATGGGGGCCAAGGGGCTGACCGGATACTCGGGTGCTGGCGGGGTAGAGACCAAGGTCGCCCTGCTACGCCACGAAGGGGCGGCGGGGTTGCTGATCTAA
- a CDS encoding NAD-dependent deacylase — MSKIVILTGAGISAESGIDTFRAEDGLWAQHRVEDVATPEGFARDPQLVVDFYNGRRKQAAEVSPNAAHQALARLQANYAGQVVIVTQNVDDLHEQGGARVIHMHGALNSALCAACDHRWPAPMVMAVGDPCPACNAPAARPDIVWFGEMPYDMDEIFDHLAGADIFAAIGTSGNVYPAAGFVAEARRNGAHTVELNLERSAVGNQFAEHRTGPATRVVTDWVEELLGTPPQQRPAF, encoded by the coding sequence ATGAGCAAGATCGTCATTCTGACCGGCGCGGGCATTTCCGCGGAAAGCGGCATTGATACCTTCCGCGCCGAAGACGGGCTTTGGGCGCAGCACCGGGTCGAGGACGTCGCCACCCCCGAAGGCTTTGCCCGCGACCCGCAACTGGTTGTCGATTTCTATAACGGGCGCCGCAAACAGGCGGCAGAGGTATCACCGAACGCGGCGCATCAAGCGCTGGCCCGACTGCAGGCAAATTACGCCGGACAGGTGGTGATTGTGACGCAGAATGTCGATGATCTGCACGAACAGGGCGGCGCGCGGGTGATCCATATGCACGGCGCGCTGAATTCAGCGCTCTGCGCTGCCTGCGACCACCGTTGGCCCGCACCTATGGTCATGGCTGTCGGTGATCCCTGCCCCGCCTGCAATGCCCCAGCCGCGCGGCCCGACATCGTTTGGTTCGGCGAAATGCCTTATGACATGGACGAGATTTTTGACCATCTGGCCGGGGCCGATATCTTTGCAGCCATCGGCACCTCTGGCAACGTCTACCCCGCCGCCGGTTTCGTGGCAGAGGCGCGGCGCAATGGGGCCCATACGGTAGAGCTGAACCTCGAACGTTCTGCCGTGGGAAACCAGTTTGCCGAACACCGCACGGGTCCGGCGACGCGTGTGGTCACCGATTGGGTGGAGGAACTCTTGGGCACCCCACCCCAGCAGCGGCCCGCGTTTTAA